The following are encoded in a window of Brevibacillus sp. DP1.3A genomic DNA:
- a CDS encoding DeoR/GlpR family DNA-binding transcription regulator, protein MTLLPEERQQVILDELNRHGKIQVMSLAKNLAVTPETIRRDLDHLEQQRLLKRVYGGAIPYHLAKREPHFEKKQAIQQTAKSKIGQIAAELLSDGDTIALDVGTTTLELARAIKGLNQLTIVTNSLPAASLLNELLEANQFNGQVIMLGGLTHPAQKSVAGAFTCEQLSRFHFDKAFISCGGITADGFTDYDMEETLCSTMMIQRAEQVYVLGDTSKIGQTQFFRICGWKDVSAVVCDQPMPDEWLSSGMQTTWISEHPGRRDFIC, encoded by the coding sequence ATGACACTATTGCCTGAAGAACGACAGCAAGTGATTCTGGACGAATTGAACCGCCACGGTAAAATTCAGGTGATGAGTCTGGCAAAAAACCTGGCAGTAACACCGGAGACAATACGACGTGATCTGGACCATTTGGAACAGCAACGTTTGTTAAAGCGAGTGTACGGAGGAGCAATCCCTTATCATTTGGCGAAGCGTGAGCCGCACTTTGAAAAGAAACAGGCGATCCAACAGACGGCAAAATCGAAAATCGGGCAAATAGCGGCAGAACTTTTGTCTGACGGGGATACCATCGCGCTCGATGTCGGGACGACAACACTGGAATTGGCACGTGCTATAAAGGGCCTCAACCAATTAACGATTGTCACGAACTCGCTCCCCGCCGCTTCTCTACTAAACGAGTTGTTGGAAGCCAATCAATTCAACGGTCAGGTAATTATGCTGGGGGGGCTGACCCATCCGGCCCAAAAATCAGTTGCTGGGGCGTTTACCTGCGAGCAGCTCTCTCGTTTTCATTTTGATAAAGCTTTTATTTCCTGTGGAGGAATTACGGCTGATGGCTTCACCGATTATGACATGGAAGAAACGCTGTGCTCGACCATGATGATACAGCGGGCGGAGCAAGTCTATGTATTGGGAGACACATCGAAGATCGGCCAAACGCAATTTTTTCGTATTTGCGGCTGGAAGGATGTCAGCGCGGTTGTTTGTGACCAGCCGATGCCGGATGAATGGCTTTCGTCTGGCATGCAAACTACCTGGATAAGCGAACATCCGGGAAGGAGAGACTTCATATGCTGA
- a CDS encoding histidinol phosphate phosphatase domain-containing protein, giving the protein MLIDYHLHLEEGPFSLRWLDRTNVALDHFYPLSEPRHTRAWLLDSLARLNNRMSLGAYDPSWIDLYLREALNKGLKEVGIVDHLYRFREARPYFERYMELGDTDLGRLQRTWLDQVCTESLSDFCVAIEAAKQRWSASGVELRLGIEADYFIGGEAELESLLAGASWDYVIGSVHFLQGWGFDNPETRHLFEQHDLKQLYADFFHTVESMIRSNLFDFVAHLDNLKVFSYRPEESELVPYYHRIATALTETDTATEINAGLYYRYPVQEMCPSPAFLDVLVAHGVPLTLSSDAHFPDDIGRYVAANLEILHSMGVTEIATFSGRQRIMKPIRYASAIPDESC; this is encoded by the coding sequence ATGCTGATCGACTATCATCTTCATCTGGAAGAAGGGCCTTTTTCATTGCGTTGGCTCGACCGTACCAATGTGGCCCTCGACCACTTTTATCCGCTATCTGAACCTCGACATACCCGTGCCTGGCTGCTGGACAGTCTTGCGCGATTAAATAACCGGATGTCTCTTGGGGCATATGATCCGTCATGGATCGATCTGTATTTACGTGAGGCGTTAAACAAAGGCTTGAAGGAAGTGGGGATTGTCGATCATTTATACCGCTTTCGTGAAGCCCGTCCCTACTTTGAACGGTATATGGAGCTGGGTGACACCGATTTGGGTCGCTTGCAGCGCACATGGCTTGATCAAGTATGCACCGAGAGCCTCAGCGACTTTTGTGTCGCCATTGAGGCAGCAAAGCAGCGTTGGTCAGCAAGCGGTGTGGAGTTGCGGCTGGGGATCGAAGCGGATTACTTTATCGGCGGGGAAGCAGAATTGGAAAGCTTGCTGGCAGGTGCTTCGTGGGATTATGTGATCGGTTCTGTTCATTTTTTGCAAGGATGGGGCTTTGACAATCCTGAGACTCGCCATCTGTTTGAGCAGCATGACCTGAAACAGCTATACGCGGACTTTTTCCACACAGTTGAATCCATGATTAGGAGCAACTTGTTTGATTTTGTTGCCCATCTGGACAATCTGAAAGTATTCTCCTATCGTCCAGAGGAATCGGAGCTTGTTCCCTATTACCACCGAATCGCAACTGCTTTGACAGAAACGGATACAGCGACCGAAATCAATGCGGGCCTGTATTACCGCTATCCCGTTCAGGAAATGTGCCCCAGTCCTGCTTTCCTCGACGTTTTGGTGGCGCATGGTGTTCCACTGACACTCTCGTCCGACGCGCACTTTCCCGACGATATTGGGAGATACGTGGCGGCGAATCTGGAGATCCTCCATTCAATGGGGGTAACGGAGATTGCCACTTTTTCCGGTCGTCAACGGATCATGAAGCCAATTCGTTATGCATCAGCTATTCCAGACGAGAGCTGCTGA